In Sulfuracidifex metallicus DSM 6482 = JCM 9184, a single window of DNA contains:
- a CDS encoding glycosyltransferase family 2 protein translates to MGLEEVVTFLIPTLNERDGIGLIIDEIKSLGFNKIIVVDGNSTDGTAEIAKKKGAKVIYQQGKGKASAMMTGLKHVDTPYVAVIDGDYTYNPADVFKALKMMEDYDEVIVVRGNRKNIPLINRFGNWVITKMFNILFGTRLKDVLSGFYVLRTNEVKGVNFEAKGFSIEVAYLT, encoded by the coding sequence ATGGGTTTAGAAGAAGTAGTGACGTTCTTAATACCCACGCTTAACGAGAGGGATGGAATTGGACTAATAATTGACGAAATAAAGTCCTTAGGCTTTAATAAAATAATAGTGGTAGACGGAAACTCAACTGACGGGACTGCAGAAATAGCAAAAAAGAAAGGAGCTAAAGTGATCTACCAACAAGGGAAGGGAAAAGCTTCGGCCATGATGACCGGATTAAAACACGTAGATACACCTTATGTGGCAGTAATTGACGGAGACTACACTTACAATCCTGCCGATGTGTTCAAGGCGTTAAAAATGATGGAGGATTACGATGAAGTAATTGTTGTGAGAGGGAATAGGAAAAACATACCTTTAATTAATCGCTTCGGTAACTGGGTTATAACTAAAATGTTCAACATACTTTTCGGGACCAGATTGAAAGACGTTCTTTCCGGTTTTTACGTCTTGAGGACTAATGAAGTTAAAGGAGTTAACTTTGAAGCCAAAGGTTTCTCCATCGAAGTCGCTTATTTAACGTAG